One Oncorhynchus masou masou isolate Uvic2021 chromosome 27, UVic_Omas_1.1, whole genome shotgun sequence genomic window carries:
- the LOC135515915 gene encoding calcium/calmodulin-dependent protein kinase type 1D-like isoform X1, whose protein sequence is MARENGESGKGTWKKQVDDIKKIFELKEILGTGAFSEVVLAQERSTGKMFAVKCIPKKALKGKESSIENEITVLRKIKHENIVALEDIYESSNHLYLIMQLVSGGELFDRIVEKGFYTEKDASTLIRQVLDAVDYLHKLGIVHRDLKPENLLYFNPQDESKIMISDFGLSKMEGSGDVMSTACGTPGYVAPEVLAQKPYSKAVDCWSIGVIAYILLCGYPPFYDENDSKLFEQILKADYEFDAPYWDDISDSAKDFIGSLMEKDPAKRFTCDQALRHPWIAGDTALCKNIHESVSRQIRKNFAKSKWRQAFNATAVVRHMRRLQLSSSMGQSMDSSHPHPPNSRAAQMQNQRNQANQNQANQTPNQTTSQSSTQPSLSPSQTRSQNPNAAIKKSFSVDSPHKDCAPATPTPCSLVSAASSVPSGGAELARPHPSTVATVLTETK, encoded by the exons CGGGGCATTCTCTGAGGTGGTGTTGGCCCAGGAGAGGTCTACGGGGAAGATGTTTGCTGTGAAGTGTATCCCCAAGAAGGCCCTGAAGGGGAAAGAGAGCAGCATCGAGAACGAGATCACCGTGCTCCGCAA AATCAAGCATGAGAACATAGTGGCTTTGGAGGACATCTATGAGAGTTCCAACCACCTCTACCTGATCATGCAGCT AGTCTCGGGAGGTGAGTTGTTTGACCGTATCGTGGAGAAGGGGTTCTACACAGAGAAAGATGCCAGTACTCTCATCAGACAGGTGCTAGACGCTGTCGACTACCTCCACAAGTTGGGCATCGTCCACAGAGACCTGAAG CCAGAGAACCTGCTGTATTTTAACCCCCAGGACGAGTCTAAGATCATGATCAGTGACTTTGGTCTGTCCAAGATGGAGGGCAGCGGGGATGTCATGTCGACCGCGTGCGGAACGCCGGGATACGTGG ctccagaGGTTCTTGCTCAGAAGCCCTACAGTAAGGCAGTGGACTGCTGGTCCATCGGAGTCATTGCATACATCCT gttGTGCGGCTATCCTCCATTCTACGATGAGAATGACTCCAAGCTCTTTGAGCAGATCCTCAAAGCAGACTATGAGTTTGACGCGCCATACTGGGACGACATATCTGATTCAG CCAAAGACTTTATCGGCAGTCTGATGGAGAAAGACCCGGCGAAGCGCTTCACCTGTGACCAGGCCCTCAGACACCCATG gatcgCTGGGGACACGGCCCTCTGCAAGAACATCCACGAGTCTGTGAGCAGGCAGATCAGGAAAAACTTTGCCAAGAGCAAATGGAGG caagCCTTCAATGCCACTGCAGTGGTGCGACACATGAGGAGACTGCAGTTGAGCAGCAGTATGGGCCAGAGCATGGACAgctctcaccctcaccctcctaACAGCCGGGCCGCGCAGATGCAGAACCAACGGAACCAGGCCAACCAGAACCAGGCCAACCAGACTCCCAACCAGACCACAAGCCAGAGCTCTACTCAACCCTCTCTGAGTCCAAGCCAGACTCGGAGCCAGAACCCTAATGCAGCCATTAAGAAGAGCTTTTCTGTGGACTCACCTCACAAGGACT GTGCCCCAGCCACTCCCACCCCCTGCAGCCTGGTgtctgcagcctcctctgtcccctccggGGGGGCGGAGCTCGCCCGGCCCCACCCATCCACTGTTGCCACGGTACTAACAGAGACTAAGTGA
- the LOC135515915 gene encoding calcium/calmodulin-dependent protein kinase type 1D-like isoform X2 produces MQLVSGGELFDRIVEKGFYTEKDASTLIRQVLDAVDYLHKLGIVHRDLKPENLLYFNPQDESKIMISDFGLSKMEGSGDVMSTACGTPGYVAPEVLAQKPYSKAVDCWSIGVIAYILLCGYPPFYDENDSKLFEQILKADYEFDAPYWDDISDSAKDFIGSLMEKDPAKRFTCDQALRHPWIAGDTALCKNIHESVSRQIRKNFAKSKWRQAFNATAVVRHMRRLQLSSSMGQSMDSSHPHPPNSRAAQMQNQRNQANQNQANQTPNQTTSQSSTQPSLSPSQTRSQNPNAAIKKSFSVDSPHKDCAPATPTPCSLVSAASSVPSGGAELARPHPSTVATVLTETK; encoded by the exons ATGCAGCT AGTCTCGGGAGGTGAGTTGTTTGACCGTATCGTGGAGAAGGGGTTCTACACAGAGAAAGATGCCAGTACTCTCATCAGACAGGTGCTAGACGCTGTCGACTACCTCCACAAGTTGGGCATCGTCCACAGAGACCTGAAG CCAGAGAACCTGCTGTATTTTAACCCCCAGGACGAGTCTAAGATCATGATCAGTGACTTTGGTCTGTCCAAGATGGAGGGCAGCGGGGATGTCATGTCGACCGCGTGCGGAACGCCGGGATACGTGG ctccagaGGTTCTTGCTCAGAAGCCCTACAGTAAGGCAGTGGACTGCTGGTCCATCGGAGTCATTGCATACATCCT gttGTGCGGCTATCCTCCATTCTACGATGAGAATGACTCCAAGCTCTTTGAGCAGATCCTCAAAGCAGACTATGAGTTTGACGCGCCATACTGGGACGACATATCTGATTCAG CCAAAGACTTTATCGGCAGTCTGATGGAGAAAGACCCGGCGAAGCGCTTCACCTGTGACCAGGCCCTCAGACACCCATG gatcgCTGGGGACACGGCCCTCTGCAAGAACATCCACGAGTCTGTGAGCAGGCAGATCAGGAAAAACTTTGCCAAGAGCAAATGGAGG caagCCTTCAATGCCACTGCAGTGGTGCGACACATGAGGAGACTGCAGTTGAGCAGCAGTATGGGCCAGAGCATGGACAgctctcaccctcaccctcctaACAGCCGGGCCGCGCAGATGCAGAACCAACGGAACCAGGCCAACCAGAACCAGGCCAACCAGACTCCCAACCAGACCACAAGCCAGAGCTCTACTCAACCCTCTCTGAGTCCAAGCCAGACTCGGAGCCAGAACCCTAATGCAGCCATTAAGAAGAGCTTTTCTGTGGACTCACCTCACAAGGACT GTGCCCCAGCCACTCCCACCCCCTGCAGCCTGGTgtctgcagcctcctctgtcccctccggGGGGGCGGAGCTCGCCCGGCCCCACCCATCCACTGTTGCCACGGTACTAACAGAGACTAAGTGA
- the LOC135515916 gene encoding coiled-coil domain-containing protein 3-like isoform X1: MTTFAPLLLALGSMASVAYGCQLPTEWRPLSESCRAELAEIIVYAKVLAIHREEYGGAEGIYNSLYGYEGAEEGLLYSAEVELMCDQAWGSMLEVPAGSRLNLTGLGYLSCQSHTVMENYSYIFFLRMDENYNIQPHGVNFQDAIFPDTVENRRTFSSLFQFSNCSHGQPLQTFSPEWDPQEDSRCAGVPVSRSGVYTDDPPQQAALVLLGAGGSVRGGGEEQKAAGAPGPAGEEEQAAEGARPEGEALPPECQEEPAPCGAGEARAGGEAEVSGEMGWAPPQYYHTGGYAQQIPGDCVSPHATHTALVSGLDVVKDCWEVSLIPVVHRHTLNTHLVSYIL; this comes from the exons ATGACGACCTTTGCCCCTTTGCTTCTCGCTCTTGGCTCCATGGCGAGCGTTGCGTACGGGTGCCAACTGCCCACCGAGTGGCGTCCACTGAGTGAGAGCTGCCGTGCGGAACTGGCAGAGATCATTGTGTATGCCAAGGTGCTGGCAATTCACCGGGAGGAGTATGGCGGGGCAGAGGGCATCTACAACTCTCTGTATGGTTATGAGGGCGCTGAGGAAGGGTTGCTCTACTCCGCAGAGGTGGAGCTCATGTGCGACCAGGCGTGGGGCAGCATGCTGGAGGTGCCGGCGGGCTCACGCCTCAACCTGACAGGGCTGGGGTACCTGTCGTGCCAGTCTCACACCGTGATGGAGAACTACTCCTATATCTTCTTCCTCCG GATGGATGAGAACTACAACATCCAGCCCCACGGGGTCAACTTCCAGGACGCCATCTTCCCAGACACTGTAGAGAATCGCCGTACGTTCTCCAGCCTGTTCCAGTTCTCCAACTGCTCCCATGGCCAACCCCTCCAGACCTTCTCCCCAGAGTGGGACCCCCAGGAGGACAGTAGG TGTGCAGGTGTGCCTGTTTCTCGAAGTGGTGTTTACACAGATGATCCTCCACAGCAAGCAG CTCTTGTGCTCCTCGGTGCAGGGGGCTCTGttcgaggaggaggagaagagcagaaAGCAGCAGGAGCGCCTGGGCcagctggagaggaggaacaggcaGCTGAAGGAGCGCGTCCGGAAGGTGAAGCGCTCCCTCCGGAATGCCAGGAAGAGCCAGCGCCTTGTGGAGCAGGAGAGGCAAGAgctggaggagaggctgaggtCAGCGGAGAGATGGGCTGGGCACCACCTCAATACTATCACACAGGAGGCTACGCCCAGCAGATACCAGGAGACTGTGTTTCACCGCACGCCACACACACCGCTTTAGTCTCTGGACTGGATGTTGTTAAAGACTGCTGGGAAGTCTCTCTAATTCCTGTTGTTCACAGGCACACACTCAATACTCATTTAGTGTCGTATATACTGTAG
- the LOC135515916 gene encoding coiled-coil domain-containing protein 3-like isoform X2 has protein sequence MTTFAPLLLALGSMASVAYGCQLPTEWRPLSESCRAELAEIIVYAKVLAIHREEYGGAEGIYNSLYGYEGAEEGLLYSAEVELMCDQAWGSMLEVPAGSRLNLTGLGYLSCQSHTVMENYSYIFFLRMDENYNIQPHGVNFQDAIFPDTVENRRTFSSLFQFSNCSHGQPLQTFSPEWDPQEDSRLLCSSVQGALFEEEEKSRKQQERLGQLERRNRQLKERVRKVKRSLRNARKSQRLVEQERQELEERLRSAERWAGHHLNTITQEATPSRYQETVFHRTPHTPL, from the exons ATGACGACCTTTGCCCCTTTGCTTCTCGCTCTTGGCTCCATGGCGAGCGTTGCGTACGGGTGCCAACTGCCCACCGAGTGGCGTCCACTGAGTGAGAGCTGCCGTGCGGAACTGGCAGAGATCATTGTGTATGCCAAGGTGCTGGCAATTCACCGGGAGGAGTATGGCGGGGCAGAGGGCATCTACAACTCTCTGTATGGTTATGAGGGCGCTGAGGAAGGGTTGCTCTACTCCGCAGAGGTGGAGCTCATGTGCGACCAGGCGTGGGGCAGCATGCTGGAGGTGCCGGCGGGCTCACGCCTCAACCTGACAGGGCTGGGGTACCTGTCGTGCCAGTCTCACACCGTGATGGAGAACTACTCCTATATCTTCTTCCTCCG GATGGATGAGAACTACAACATCCAGCCCCACGGGGTCAACTTCCAGGACGCCATCTTCCCAGACACTGTAGAGAATCGCCGTACGTTCTCCAGCCTGTTCCAGTTCTCCAACTGCTCCCATGGCCAACCCCTCCAGACCTTCTCCCCAGAGTGGGACCCCCAGGAGGACAGTAGG CTCTTGTGCTCCTCGGTGCAGGGGGCTCTGttcgaggaggaggagaagagcagaaAGCAGCAGGAGCGCCTGGGCcagctggagaggaggaacaggcaGCTGAAGGAGCGCGTCCGGAAGGTGAAGCGCTCCCTCCGGAATGCCAGGAAGAGCCAGCGCCTTGTGGAGCAGGAGAGGCAAGAgctggaggagaggctgaggtCAGCGGAGAGATGGGCTGGGCACCACCTCAATACTATCACACAGGAGGCTACGCCCAGCAGATACCAGGAGACTGTGTTTCACCGCACGCCACACACACCGCTTTAG